A window of Pseudodesulfovibrio hydrargyri contains these coding sequences:
- a CDS encoding BPL-N domain-containing protein, producing the protein MSSIHIYWDESHFWGLLAARALTAWSVPHRLVRGSEIADGALAGKFGEVPAALLVPGGRAKGKADRLGGRGMDAVRDYVRGGGAYLGFCGGAGLALSTPFGLALSPWTRKGYRNRLHHFLSGHVNASLDTKNDLVPDGMDEGLLPVWWPGRFDPVDPAVSVLARYGKPGPDFWVADLNLATLPKGTMADWENLYGVNLSPDFLEGTPVVAANEFGKGRVVLSYAHLETPASNQANRWLSHILGRVLDEPESAVAARGPVPAWDVAARPVVWEDAVLIRARRIMEEIIRTGAEHFLLFWRNPWLLGWRRGIPGAGVNTLYSLICESLAAEPNDAALAFWEEHRDRFRVLMDLLGNGLTGYLLAERLAMTVFHSDSGAVSKEGLREQRRALFGLPPEPGGIYADLAGLLEELYWRLSLTRNT; encoded by the coding sequence ATGTCAAGCATACATATATATTGGGACGAATCGCACTTCTGGGGGCTGCTGGCCGCCCGGGCCCTGACGGCCTGGTCCGTGCCCCACCGGCTGGTGCGCGGCTCAGAAATAGCCGATGGCGCGCTTGCTGGCAAGTTCGGCGAGGTCCCGGCCGCGCTGCTCGTGCCCGGCGGGCGGGCCAAGGGCAAGGCCGACCGGCTGGGCGGGCGCGGCATGGACGCGGTCCGCGACTACGTGCGCGGCGGCGGCGCCTATCTCGGCTTCTGCGGCGGGGCCGGGCTGGCCCTGTCCACCCCCTTCGGCCTGGCCCTTTCGCCCTGGACACGCAAGGGATACCGCAACCGGCTGCACCACTTTCTTTCGGGCCACGTCAACGCCAGCCTGGACACGAAAAACGACCTCGTCCCGGACGGAATGGACGAAGGGCTGCTCCCGGTCTGGTGGCCGGGCCGGTTCGATCCCGTGGACCCGGCGGTCAGCGTGCTGGCCCGCTACGGCAAGCCCGGACCGGATTTCTGGGTGGCGGACCTCAACCTGGCCACCCTGCCCAAGGGAACCATGGCCGACTGGGAAAACCTGTACGGCGTGAACCTGAGCCCGGACTTCCTGGAAGGCACGCCCGTGGTGGCGGCCAACGAATTCGGCAAGGGGCGGGTCGTCCTGAGCTACGCCCACCTGGAAACGCCCGCCTCCAACCAGGCCAACCGCTGGCTCTCGCACATCCTCGGCCGGGTGCTCGACGAGCCCGAATCCGCCGTGGCCGCGCGCGGCCCGGTCCCGGCCTGGGACGTGGCCGCCCGCCCGGTCGTCTGGGAGGACGCGGTGCTCATCCGCGCCCGCCGGATCATGGAGGAAATCATCCGCACCGGGGCCGAGCACTTCCTGCTCTTCTGGCGCAACCCGTGGCTGCTCGGCTGGCGGCGCGGCATCCCGGGCGCGGGCGTGAACACCCTGTACTCGCTCATCTGCGAGTCCCTGGCGGCCGAACCCAACGACGCCGCCCTCGCCTTCTGGGAGGAGCACCGCGACCGCTTCCGGGTGCTCATGGACCTGCTCGGCAACGGGCTGACCGGCTACCTCCTGGCCGAACGGCTGGCCATGACCGTGTTCCACTCGGATTCGGGCGCGGTCTCCAAGGAGGGCCTCCGGGAGCAGCGGCGCGCCCTGTTCGGCCTGCCTCCGGAACCGGGCGGCATCTATGCCGACCTGGCCGGGCTGCTCGAGGAACTCTACTGGCGGCTGTCACTCACCCGGAATACCTGA
- a CDS encoding DUF342 domain-containing protein codes for MADEESLKTCPEAVFRFSMSEDGMKLGVNRYFPPNGGKGPSVALLKAQVAACGVRLPVDEDAAKRIVEAVTTGAEFRGITLVRGIPPREPREATLAPLGDLEFPVFPGDRFLRFRPAAKAADGESIDGRPVPPSTTFTPKPVKVELGENVAWDSSEEAYYSQVWGLARIRDDVVSVDPVARITPDEVEVVGTLFHKDFRGKPITPERIEKELRDMGVLIPVDLQGLAAKLRQAADMNMSLPNQVLVKGTHPVPGRDGWLESLVATREETGTEDAAGRLDFRDRGVYPMVNTGQIIGRLHPPTPGEGGIDIHGKTIPPHAGRELKITLGENVLLQTDGVTYSSKAQGVAVMERNTLSVTQCLVIQGNVDLNSGNVKVEHGSVKVLGSIQAGFSVSAPTHILVEGSIESAAVYAGGLVEVKGGILMPDGGEILSDGRVIANYAVGARIRAKHDVVIANEIQNSVIRTGGRLIALSGKGTVQGGVILARRGIEVNELGSELGVATTVGIIVEEAEDEKLREERGRVVQAIKKIEATLGTEPPEVLLARTPEAKRPALFEVVKHREALIQRREALSAKIHRLLLRHQEEMQGVTIQVKKFVHPGTMITFGKTRKKVEKRLEASTFYWDPEKRDVLCR; via the coding sequence ATGGCGGATGAAGAGTCTCTGAAAACGTGTCCCGAAGCGGTTTTCCGCTTTTCCATGTCCGAAGACGGCATGAAACTGGGCGTCAACCGGTACTTTCCCCCCAACGGAGGAAAGGGACCGAGCGTTGCCCTGCTCAAGGCCCAGGTGGCGGCCTGCGGGGTGCGGCTGCCCGTGGACGAGGACGCGGCCAAGCGCATCGTGGAGGCGGTCACCACCGGGGCCGAGTTCCGGGGCATCACCCTGGTCCGGGGCATCCCGCCCCGGGAGCCGAGAGAGGCCACCTTGGCGCCCCTGGGGGACCTGGAATTTCCCGTATTTCCGGGGGACCGCTTCCTGCGCTTCCGACCGGCGGCCAAGGCGGCCGACGGAGAATCCATCGACGGGCGGCCCGTGCCGCCCAGCACCACCTTCACGCCCAAGCCGGTCAAGGTCGAGTTGGGCGAGAACGTGGCCTGGGACTCGTCCGAAGAGGCTTACTATTCCCAGGTCTGGGGCCTGGCCCGCATCCGCGACGACGTGGTCTCCGTGGACCCGGTGGCCCGCATCACCCCGGACGAGGTCGAGGTCGTGGGGACCCTTTTCCACAAGGATTTCCGGGGCAAGCCCATCACCCCCGAGCGCATCGAAAAGGAGCTGCGCGACATGGGCGTACTCATCCCCGTGGACCTGCAGGGACTGGCCGCCAAACTGAGGCAGGCGGCGGACATGAACATGTCCCTGCCCAACCAGGTCCTGGTCAAGGGCACGCACCCGGTGCCGGGCCGCGACGGCTGGCTGGAATCGCTGGTAGCCACCCGCGAGGAGACCGGCACCGAGGACGCCGCGGGCCGCCTCGACTTCCGCGACCGGGGCGTCTACCCCATGGTCAACACCGGACAGATCATCGGCAGGCTGCACCCGCCCACCCCGGGCGAGGGCGGCATCGACATCCACGGCAAGACCATCCCGCCCCACGCGGGCAGGGAGCTCAAGATCACGCTGGGCGAGAACGTCCTGCTGCAGACCGACGGGGTGACCTATTCCTCCAAGGCCCAAGGCGTGGCGGTCATGGAGCGGAACACCCTGTCCGTGACCCAGTGCCTGGTGATCCAGGGCAACGTGGACCTCAACTCGGGCAACGTGAAGGTCGAGCACGGCTCGGTCAAGGTCCTGGGGTCGATCCAGGCCGGATTCTCGGTCTCGGCCCCGACGCACATCCTGGTGGAGGGTTCCATCGAGAGCGCCGCCGTGTACGCGGGCGGCCTGGTGGAGGTCAAGGGCGGCATCCTCATGCCCGACGGCGGCGAGATCCTCAGCGACGGCCGGGTCATCGCCAACTACGCCGTGGGCGCGCGCATCCGGGCCAAGCACGACGTGGTCATCGCCAACGAGATCCAGAATTCGGTCATCCGCACGGGCGGCAGGCTCATCGCCCTGTCCGGCAAGGGCACGGTCCAGGGCGGGGTCATCCTGGCCCGCCGGGGCATCGAGGTCAACGAGCTCGGCTCCGAGCTGGGCGTGGCCACGACCGTGGGCATCATCGTCGAGGAGGCCGAGGACGAAAAGCTGCGCGAGGAACGCGGCCGGGTGGTCCAGGCCATCAAGAAGATCGAGGCCACCCTGGGCACCGAGCCGCCCGAGGTTCTCCTGGCGCGCACCCCGGAGGCCAAGCGGCCGGCCCTGTTCGAGGTCGTCAAGCACCGCGAGGCGCTCATCCAGCGGCGCGAAGCCCTGAGCGCCAAGATTCACCGGCTGCTGCTGCGCCACCAGGAGGAGATGCAGGGCGTGACCATCCAGGTAAAGAAATTCGTCCACCCCGGGACCATGATCACCTTTGGCAAGACCCGGAAAAAGGTCGAGAAACGGCTCGAGGCCTCGACCTTCTACTGGGACCCGGAAAAGCGTGACGTGCTCTGCCGCTAG
- the truA gene encoding tRNA pseudouridine(38-40) synthase TruA — MTRIRMVVAYEGTEFCGWQVQPADRTVQGELERALHTILGREVRVHGSGRTDSGVHALGQTVHFDVPDGRPGFPWRRSLNAILPRDVRVLDAAPAPGDFHARYGAVSKTYEYCLWHEREFCLPQRRRFVWDCGPVDFARMEAAAKALTGEHDFAAFQNVGTDVGSTVRTVTDISRHVGATAHESVWRFTADGFLKQMIRNLVGCLVACGRGKLGVDEVRAILESGDRTLAPATVPPQGLTLVRVEYGPDN; from the coding sequence ATGACACGTATCCGAATGGTTGTGGCCTACGAGGGGACCGAGTTCTGCGGCTGGCAGGTGCAGCCCGCCGACCGCACCGTGCAGGGCGAACTGGAGCGGGCGCTCCATACCATCCTCGGGCGCGAGGTCCGCGTGCACGGTTCCGGGCGGACCGACTCCGGGGTCCACGCCCTGGGCCAGACGGTCCACTTCGATGTCCCGGACGGCCGGCCCGGGTTTCCGTGGCGACGCAGCCTGAACGCCATCCTGCCGCGCGACGTGCGCGTGCTCGACGCGGCTCCGGCTCCCGGCGACTTCCACGCCCGGTACGGGGCCGTGTCCAAGACCTACGAATACTGCCTGTGGCACGAGCGGGAATTCTGTCTGCCCCAGCGCCGCCGTTTCGTCTGGGACTGCGGGCCCGTGGACTTCGCGCGCATGGAGGCCGCCGCCAAAGCGCTCACGGGAGAGCACGACTTCGCGGCCTTTCAGAACGTGGGCACGGACGTGGGGTCCACGGTGCGGACCGTCACCGACATCTCGCGGCATGTCGGCGCGACCGCGCACGAATCGGTCTGGCGGTTCACGGCCGATGGGTTTCTCAAGCAGATGATCCGCAATCTGGTGGGCTGCCTGGTGGCCTGCGGCAGGGGGAAGCTCGGCGTGGACGAGGTCCGGGCCATCCTGGAATCGGGCGACCGCACCCTGGCCCCGGCAACGGTGCCGCCCCAGGGGCTGACCCTGGTCCGGGTGGAGTACGGGCCGGACAACTAG